The nucleotide window ggaggaagaggagggaggacctGAACAGAAAGGTGAGAGGCCCGTCAACACTAAACATCTGAACCACGGTGGCCGTTTCTAAACAGTTCTTTACAAACCATGTTTTTGGTCACTAAAGTCGTAGTTTCTAGTGGTTGGTATTTAGGCCTACAGTACGTTGTTGTAAGGCTGTGGGTTAGTGAGCACTGATTGTTCCTTGTTGCTCTTCATCAGGTGGCtgtgaggtggaggaaggaTAGACGACATGGCTGACCCAGGATGCAAAACAAGCAGACCCAGGAAGCAAAACACGCAAACCCCTGAAGGATTGCGCGTCTGAGTTAGGGAATGTCtagatttgtattttttgattgattgattcatCTGTTGATAGGAAAGACTGAAACAAAGGCTGACAATAACAATGTTTTGAAATTGACATTTAAGCTATTTTGAGCGATGAATTAAAAGTACAGATAGAAATGCAAGGTAAATACTGAGAAATTAAACAATGTAGGCCTAATCACGTTTGAATATGTGGATCATTAACAAATGGTGTGTACATGGGACGTCTAATTATTAAGAGAGCAATAAGTGAGGTAAACCTTAAATGTATGCAAATCTGTTCAGAATCATCattttttacatatttcttaCAAGAAATTGAGTTTTAGGACTTGAACCTATCAAGACACAAACCAATCAGTAGTAGACCTAATCTTGACGTTTAATACACTGCACTGTTAAAGATAAACAAAGTATGTATATGATTGACGCACTAAAACTAGTATTATCCAACTACACATTTTGCTAAACCCTTAATCAAAGGTGTACAAGTCGGTTGAATCTTTACCATTTAGGAACTTACTTCCTGTAGTCTGTTACATTTAATTTGATGCGTGGAGAATAAATAAAGGAATACAACTCAAATGAAAAGGTCTCGTATCACGTTAAAGAGGACTGTGAACGGAACCAGAACGCAACCTTAAAAtaggggtacacacacacacacacacctcgcagcAGACTGCAATCCTGAGGGCTCCCTGTCCCTTCCCAGAGTGCGTCTTCTCTTTGTAGAAAGACAGTAGCAGACCATCACCGTTACACGGGTTGCATACGCACGTTAACGCACAGAAGCTGAATAGGCACTCCAGTAAATAACTGCAGGTCAACGCCTTTATATCTCATCAACGTCAACTCACCTCGTTTTTGAGAAGGATATTGGAATTAGTTCGCTTTGACGTTGAGGCAGTGCAATCTGATTTCTCCCATGGTTGAGGTCCGAGATACCACGCTCTATTGTAATTGGTCGTTTTGTCATTTGGGCTCATTCCTGAATTCCTCATTCCTGAATTCCTCATTCCTTCCAGCGCGCTCTTCAACCTGCATTCGAGCAATTCACTGTTTCGAATAGAAGGCCTACCGTTATCGCACCCCACTGTGCATTGGAAAATATGTGTTATTTCAGTTACTGCAACATCCATCAATATGTGCAGCACAGATTTCAATTGTGTCTGGAAAAAGTCAATGTTTACGTGGCCTTCCATTGAAAAATATTTCTGGAAGTTTCAACATGCAGGACAGACCGCGCCAGTTCCCCGAACGTACACGCGACGTGACGTCGACAACGTAGTTGTTGTTCGATTCTGTTTCAGGGTTACCCAGGAAGGCAGTGAATGTATTTGGGGGCTTATACTTATAACTCCGCCCATTCGGGTTGATACGGCTTACAAAACGAGAGTGATTCGTGCCAGAAACGTCACGAGATTACCTGCTCTCGCAATCGATTGCTTTACTTCGGCAATGGGTTTGCGGCTGATTTTGTTATTACCCGTGGCGTGTTTATGAAACTGGGTCTGGTTCATCAATACTTCACTTAAGAGAAGGTCGCTTTGTTTGCAAGAGAAAGGTAAGACATCGCtgtacatttatgaaattatacAATTAAAGACAGCGTGCTTAGCCTACCCAATTGATACATTCCACACGAAGTACCGTAGGACAGGGAATTTAATTGAAACAATGAGCAGGCCTATGTACAATTTCAATTCGCCTACTCTCTAGCCAGCAAATTATTAACTTGTGTTTTAGAGAGAGTTTGAATTGTATCGATAAGTCAATATCAAGCTCACAAAATGGCACGGAGTTTAGAGTAACAAGCAGTGATCTGTGTCAAAAGTCCAAATTGCCTTACACGAGCAGAATTGAGCTACTTTCATTTTTGATACTCACGCCTGAAAATGTTTTACAATGTAATTGTATGAGTAGCTTCCTCCCATATAGCATACAAGGacgaaataaaaaatatttaggCTAAATATGGGCAATGTCAGGGTGAGAAAGTATAGATGCGTCTTGAACTGTGCCTGAGTAGAGGTGTGTTACATTTCTTATTCCACGAATATCCAACCcaaatcttttttttacttCCACCCACCTCCTCTGCTTTGAGTTCGTTATAAGCCCACATACGTTTTCTACACCGCTCCTTGTCTACCTCATCTCCCCTCGTCTTTCTCAACGCACAGCGATGGCTTCGTCAGAGGAGCAGTCCAGCATTCTAGAAGGGGAGCTGACCTGCCCCGTCTGCCTCGATCTCTTCAAGGACCCACACCTGCTCCCTTGCGGTCACAACTTCTGCCTCGTGTGCGTGCGCCGCCTCAAACGCCAGTCCGAACGAGGCCGCTTCCGTTGCCCCGAGTGCCGCGAGAGCCACCGCTGCAGCTCGGAGCCGCTCAAGAACTTCAAGCTGGCCAACATAGCGGACAGCTTACGCAGCAAGGCGCGGACAGCGGCCAGGCCCCCGGCCCCGCCGGGCGCACAGGCCCAGTTCCCAGCCAGGACCCCTGCCTCTGTCCCCTGTGACTACTGCCctgcctgggggagtgaggcAGCGGGGAAGGGTGCAGAGGCGGCAGCGCCGGAGCCCgggtgtgagggtggggtggagacgAAGCCGTCGGTGTCGACGGGGTCGATGGCGGTGAAAACGTGTCTGAAGTGCGAGGTGTCCATGTGCCAGGAACATGTCAGGCCTCACCTGGAGCTGCCGGCGTTCAGGGCACACCTGCTGACCGAACCTCTGGCAGAcctgaggaacaggaagtgtatgGAACACGACGAGATGTTCAGGTAGGAGAGATGACGTGTTCAGGTAGGAGAGATGAATTGTTCAGGTAGGAGAGATGACGTGTTCAGGTAGGAGAGATGAATTGTTCAGGTAGGAGAGATGAAGTGTTCAGGTAGGAGAGATGAATTGTTCAGGTAGGAGAGATGACGTGTTCAGGTAGGAGAGATGACGTGTTCAGGTAGGAGAGATGAATTGTTCAGGTAGGAGAGATGACGTGTTCAGGTAGGAGAGATGACGTGTTCAGGTAGGAGAGATGACGTGTTCAGGTAGGAGAGATGATGTGTTCAGGTAGGGGAGATGAAGTGTTTAGGTAGGAGAGACAAAGTAagtaaagtttatttgtattGCACCTCTCGCAGATTAAAAatcacaaagtgcttcacaacaaaatgcaatataacaCTACAAATTAAGAATACAGGAACATTTTAAATGGAGAACATGACAAACAACCATAAAAACCCCTCGACTAACTAAAAGCCTGCTTGAATAGCAAAGTCTTGAGTTGCTTTTTAAAAGCTTCGACAGAAGTTGCACACTGTAGACAAGGCATTCCACAACCTAGGGGCCACTGCTGGGAATGATCGATCCCCTCTAGTTTTAAAATGGGTACAGGGAACCACTAAAAGCTTCTGACCTAATGAAGTGTTCAGGTAGGACAGACAAAGTCAtcaggtaggagagaggaagatgttCAGGTAGGAGGAAAGGGATAAAGGGAGGATGGAAGAGTTAAATGAGGACAGACGCTTCTAGACGTAGAtcatatttttgttgttgacacttTTGAAACACCTGCGTGAATAGTCTCAAACACAGCATCGTTTGTGAATGGGACTTCCAGTATCCTCTAGCTTCCTAGGGTTCCGACCAGGCTGTGTGTTGTTCCAGGTACTACTGCATGGacgacaaggtgtgtgtgtgtaacgcctGCACTATAGAAGGACACCACTCAGGACACACAATCAAGACCTTGAAGAACACCATGAAAGACCTCAAGGtacagacactgtctctcttgctgtctctctcttgctgtctctctctctcttttgctgtctctctcttgctctctcgctcgctcgctcgcgctctcgctcttgctgtctctgtcacactcccatacacacacacacacgtccttttACCAGCAAGTGAATAATGTGTTTCTTGATAGTGAGAACGTGGATGTGTGGAGTGATGAATGTGGTAAGACTGCAAACACAGTGTTTGTGATTGATCAGAGACAGTACATGGCTGTCAACCAATCACGTAGCTAGGCTGTATAATGGGAGTGGTTGGTGTGAGGTATACAGGGAACAAAGAACAGACCTGTATTCACCTGTTCTAGACTCATCAATGGGCATTCTGCAGCAGTCTAGAGAAGggtggttgtgcgtgtgtgtgtgtgtgaaaaagagggagagactgcaAATGTGTGACTGCACTGATGTGTATCTTGTGAAAGTAGCAGGGAACCAAATTTCATTGAaaatatctttctctctctctctctctctttctgtatatgtctctttctcacagGGGTCTTTGGAGCGCCAGCTCCACAAGGTAGAGAGGAAGTTGAGTAAGGCAGAAAGAACCTTCCAGGAGATTCAGGACGAGGAGAGAAACAACAAGGTGAGCCAGGAGAGCAGGCCTCTCGTTCTGCTGAGGCGCCACTGTTCTACATTTGTACATGACATTTTATTCGGTTATCAGATGCTTACATCCGACATGCAAATGGTGCATATAGAAGATACAGATACTCTGTGACCTAAAATGTCCAAATGTAAAAACTTCCTTTTGACAAACACCGCTTGTTatgcccccctccttctccccccctctctctctgcctctcccctctctctctgcctctcccctctctctctgcccccccctctctgcctccccccctctctctctgcccccccctctctctctctcgctcttcctttctctcttcctccctccctctctcttcctctctctcttcctccctctctctgcctctcttcctctctctctctgccccctccagaAGTTCCAGGAGGACTCGGAGGAGCGGGTGACCGCGCTGGGGGAGGTGCTGAGCGAGAGGCTGGGCACCTTCCTGGCCTCCCTGAGGGAGTGCTCTCGCTCCCACTGCTCCGCTGCCACGCCCAGCGTCCAGGGGAACCAGGCCAGGGTGGGCCAGGACCAGGTCAGGCTGCAGGAGCTGCGCTGCAGCATCGAGGgcctgctggaggagaaggaccccttccgcttcctggaggTGAGGCGTCTATTCGGACCTTAACAGATATGCGGGTGGCACAGTGGTGGAGGGTCATCTCAGTGGAATGTTGGGCGTTTTAATGGAATTCTTGGCCCTATTTATGGGGTTCTACAAACTACCATTAGATTCTAGGCACATCAGGGCCTTCCCGGGCAATCAAATCGCAACTCTACACACATTTGCTTCCCTGTGTGTTGCATTAGTTCTGGGGAGAATGTGACATACCTGACATTTAGGACATCTCTGTCAAACTCCTAGATGGAGTGCGCTTCATTTTGttccttttttttgtttacttttgAAATCTAATTTAATGTTCTGCTTCTCTGTTCTGGTGTTTAGGGACACAAGGCTTCTAGTAAACGGTTGGTATCTGGATATATGAATGACTTAACAGGAAATACGATAATGTGTGTTGGATTTGTCatgtctaacctgtgtgtgtgtgtgtgtgtgttcacagtcaCAGAAGTCAGATGAAGAAGCCCCTGTTCGTACCTAACTATGCCAGGTTGGATATGGATACTCTGGGTAACGACCTGGAAGACAAGCTGAAGGACTTCTTGTGTGAAGTACGCACCCACGTCAACGATGCCATCGACAGCCTCTGtgagtgcacacacgcacacacatatacacatacacacatgcgcgcgcgcacacacacaaacaatgtacTTTCCACACAAATCGTCGTTGTCCGATACGCAAACGCCGAAGCTGATTCGGTCTGGAAAGAGGAACTGAAGCAGATATCTGACAAcgatttcgtttttttttcctcaagGTCCAGTTGCAGAAGGTGAAGGGGAGGAAGATGAACttgtggaggatgaggatgaagaggaggaagaggatgatcaAGGGGAGGAGATGCCGagcgagggagaagaggaggaagaggaggagggacacgACCAAACAGAGTCTGCAGATGAGCTCTTCAGCCcagaagaggaagatgaggaggaggaggacgaggaggatgaggaagatttcgaggaggaagagggcatTTAATCATTGAGACTGTGACATTACCAGGCCTGCGTCGACTGTGACATCAACACCGTGAACGGTCGACGGGGAGAAGTGACGTCATTTCCGACGTTTAGCGGGTCGACGCCGGTCACAGCCCCTCCTGTTGGGAGGCCTGGTCACATGACGACCACGGTGATCATTGTAAGTGAGTCCTAGTGCTCGTCCCAGTCCTGCCTTTTAAACGGGGCCTGACAGGAAGCACATAGACACATGAGCGCCCACTGAAGTCTCGATTCCCACTGCTGCTCTCGACCGCGTACACTGTCCTTCTTTAAGCTGTTGTTCGCAAGCATTCATAAGACTTAACGAAGAACTTTTGTGAGGATGACATTGGCAACTTTCACTAGAGGCGGGAATCCTCGGTTAGTTCTTGATGGTTGGTGTTGTACATGTGACACTGGCAGGCATTGGGTGAAGCTGTCGTGATTGTCGCATCCCTGAAACGAGGTGGCCTGCTTCGTTAGGAGGGTGCGGGGAGCTGTTCTGTTGGGTAGCACTTCCTGTTCCTTGCTGAATTCATACCAAAGTGGTCAAGATGTTTTCAACTTTGTTCCGCTTGAAATTGTCCGCTTGCCTCACAAAAAGCAGTTCAGTGGCTTATAATGTTATAATCTTTATATTCAAAATAATATGCATAGACTGCTTTTTATAAATGTGCAAATTGTGTAAGTACATCAATGTTGACCTGATTGCAAATAGCTTTTTTGTGTCTTGAAAAGTGGGGGTGAATTTATTTTGCACTTTTATATTCAATTGTACCTAACATTTTGCAAATGTGAATTAAAATGGCTTGGATTTCGAGATGGTTGATTTGAAGTGTGATCTTTTATTTTGTTTACAGTAAAAGTGTGCTCTGTTAAGTTcagaaaatacaatttaaaatctTGGCTATGGGGTGTGCTTTCTTTTACTATAATCATTGAGttaggacgcacacacacgcacacacacgcacacacacgcacacacacgcacgctcaatCAGAAACACGCTGGCACGAAAGTGGTGGGTTTGGCTGTTGCTAGACAGAGATGACAGGCTGTGCACCCCATTCACTTTACTACTGTGTGCACTCCTCAGTAAGTTCAATTAACCAGAGTTAACAGGGTACCAAAATGATCTCTCCCTTTTATTAATGTTGGTTACAAGTCATAACAATTGcagatatatatttaaatggtTTAACAACAGTGTATTTATTCAGCAGATACttctatccaaagcaacatgtgGCAGACAAATGCTCTACAACAGCTATTCTACTCCTTTCAAAATTCAGTTTTTAAAATGTTCAAATGTAAAATTCAAGATGAAAAAGAAAAGATCCAACTATGAAGcaaaacaggaaaaaaaaagtattttaaaatgtttttttttgtaacaaTCCATAAAAAAGCTAATTTCCCTCAGTGAACATTTAAAAACCAGGCCACGTTAACACAATTATATCGTCTTCTCTACATCATCACAGTACATTCAGTATGAAGTGTGAATCTGATTCCTAAACATCTCACACAAGTATGTAATGCAACCCCTTGTCTCCTTGTAAATCCAAACTATTTGACATCCTCATAGGGTAACTTTAAATTCAAGgttaaaatgtgtttatttatacCGTATGTGAACCTGGACTACATGTATAAACAGTACCACcaaatgatttcaaagtacaaaGTTCTCTACAAAGATAAACGTATTAATCAAAATGTTGCATCTTATTCTGCCACGTACATTATCTATAAGTTATTTAGGACCGTGGTACACAGTTTTATATTCTGCAGTTTAACAaccgtcaggtggctgagcggttagggagtcgggcttgtaatctgaaggttaccggttcgattctggctgtggAAAATGACAaaatcaccctacttgcctcggggggggaacgtccctgtacttactgtaagtcgctctggataagagcgtctgctaaatgactaaatgtaaaatgtgttggTTTACTGCTTAAACTGGTTTAAAACCCAATCCTAGACTCTCaaagtaaaatgtaaatgtaactgtgttTTCCTTCCATCTCGTCCACCACGAGGCCAAAGCTCTTTCTGGGTCTCAGACCAGAATTCGGGGGTCTTTCGTTCTGGATCAGGGTTTCCTGGAGGTGGTCCTCAGAGGGATCACTGCAAGAGActgaaaggaaaaagaaagaaaaaaaagcatatctctttatttaatttcttctCTCAAGTAGTTTAATGGCGTACTCAACCATACAGCAACCTGCTCAATTGTAAGTGAATTTGAGGAATGCGTAAGATTGTATACGTACAGTACTGGAAGTGTGATCATTGTCTGTTGGgtcttggtttccgttgtttggTGTTCTTGGGAGTAATGGATGCCGAAGGCCTCGGGACCTCTGATGTTGAAGCCAAGGTAGAAAGAAACCCTCCCATGTTTCCAAATGCTGCCTGGCAGGTGGGCATGCAACTGGATGTCCTCGCCACCAATCCGTGTGATCACtctgtaattcctcacctctccgTTCATCTTGAGAAGTTTCTCCTGGACTTCGGTGGACTTCCATAGCTCAGAATCTTTCCAATTATTTCTCTTGACCAGGTTGTCGATTACTGTGCTGTGGACCAGCCTGTcaacccccccgccctctccaaGGAAAAACAATGGGCGAAGATACCTGTAGCGCAAGTACATCTTGTATGTCTTCCCATAGGAGCATTGCATTAGTTCGACGTACTTGATGTTGAAATCCAACTCCTCTTCACGTTCACTTTCAGGCCAAAACAATAGCAAGGCTAACAGGTAGAATTCTGGTGTGTGATTTCTATTCACTTCCTCCATGTACATTCTCAGCTTGTCTTCTGGTGTGTGATTTCTATTCACTTCCTCCATGTACATTCTCAGCTTGTCTTTGAGGGTTACCATAGGGATAAGCAATGGAGAGAGCGCTTCCACATTGCTTAACATGACGTTGGCAAGGATGAAGTTCAGACTGTAATTCACATCTGGATCTTTCTCTGCGACTTCCTTCCATAGTGTTGCTATTCTGCCTGACGACAGAGACTCCTTACCCCACTCAATGGAAGAAAGCAATCCTGGGAAGGTGAAGGCCATTTCTTCTTTGAGTCTCTGGAAGGGAATACCCATAGCCAGCTGTGAGTGTCTTGGTTTACATTTCCCAACATATTTGTCGTAGCAATCTTGGACGTCCCTCAGGAAATAATGTGGCTCGTCTTTAAAAATGTCTGGCTTGGAGTAGGTTATGTACTGGAAGAAAAACTCACATTTTGTCTCCACTTCGTCCCTTAAGCTGAGGATGAGAGGTTTATACCTCAAGAGTTTGTCTCCTCCAATTGACAAGATGAAGCGTTCAATGGGTGACTCCATTGTTAGAACTTTCTTCCATTCTAGATTCAGTTCTGTAAGTTTGTCAAAGAGAACATTGGCCACCTGCAGGTAACCAAAAAGCCCTCTGTTGTTGAAGATATGTGAGACTTTGGTTGTCCCGTCTCCCCTCATGTCAGCTCCTTGTTCTCTTTCTGCAGCTTTTTCCACATCTTTGAACGCATCGATGGCCTTTTGAGCCACTTGTAAAATTTTACGAGGTGTGTTGGTGTTCCTCAAGTAATTCTTGTGTATTTGGCCCAGTGTATCCGCAATGAAAGAATTGTTGGGATCTCTGGTTTTCGCTTCAATCGCCCAATGCTCGGCTTCCGGATAATACTTGTTGATGTAAAGTAAACGTGCAAGAGCTTGAGGAAAATAGGGGTTTTGTTTGAACTTATTTGAAGCTACTTCTAAAACAGATCGACAACCGCCAAAAGATTCCCATTCCATGATATCTTGTATCAATCTGGAAAATTGGTCTTTTCTTCTGGCTTGCTGTTCCCTTTTCGTTAACATGTCTTTGATAAAAGACATCAACAATGGAGGTGTTTCATGTCTGCAAAAGTACTGCAGAAGGTTTCTCGCTGTATCACTTCTGGTCACACCAGCATTCTCAAAGCATTTAACCCACTGCTGTGCAATCATTGGGTGAGCCATGGTCACATGTTTGTCCTGTCCTGGTCGTGAAGAAGAGGTCACAATGAGATGAGTAAAAGGTTCCATTCTCTGCTCAAAGGAAGGGCCTCCGTGGATGGGGTCTGGTGGCCCCAGGAACTCCTGACACTGAGACTGTAGGAAAAAGGACCCGGGAACGTAGGCATTCATCTGGGCTATGAATGCTAGCAGCTGATGTTTTCGAGGTCTCTCGAAAACATCATTTTTTCGGACAAGTGTCATGTCATTTGCGCACGCACGTTGAACGTAATCTGGAGAGAAATTGGATCGCATGATGTTAAACCCATGAAAGGTTATGTGCTCTATGCTGTACCTCTGGCTGATCTCTACCTGTTTCTCCTCAAACCGATGGATCTCGGCCTCTGAGAGACTTTTCTCGAGGACGAAGTGTTCCCTTTCCGTGACGTTTGTCTTCCGCACACAGTTTAGGATGATGACCACCGGCATGTCAATGAGgatctttctctctgccatTTCAGTCATGATGCTATCTTGTAGTTCCTCTACAGTCTTCTCATCGTCCATCAGCAGGAGTACAGTGTTCTGGTTGCCTGGACCGCCGGCCATAAAAAGGTGAATCACTTGTTTGGCGATGGTGTCCTTGTCTGCGGTGGGAGACGTTAGAATAGCACAACGTAGGGTTGTTCTCAGGTCCCAGAGTAGCTGCATGGCCAGAGTGGTGCCCCCGCTTCCCGGCTGGTGCAGCAGCCTCAACGTGAAAGTCATGAGGCCAGTTCGACATCTCTGAATTCTTTTTCGAAGATCGTCGTATCCGTCTCTCTTGATCCAGACTGGAGCTCGACCATCAGGCCCAGGCTGCTCAGCTAAGTAGAAGTTACGCCACTTAGCTTGAGAACCTCTGTAAAAATTCACCTCCACTTCCTTGTCAGCCACTGCGTCATCAGGCTCTCCCTCAAACTCATTTGCATAGAGGACGTCCAATAGGGAAATCCCATCCTTAATGTCACTTCCTACTTCAAGATTAACACCACGTCGCGTGAACAGAGAAGGCCGAATACTAGCCATTTCTGATCTTTCCCTACTGCTTACTACTACTGTGACGACTGTGTTTAGGCTTCCAGAGTGGATCACAGGAATTGGTGACAGGGTGAAGTGTGCCTGACTTGCAGGTGTCCGTTAAAGAAGTCCTTTAGATTCCTTCCTCACAAGCACACAATCATTTGCTGAATGGGTCTTTATGCGTGAATGGTAGGCTATGCTAAAAATAGCAGCCACAGGTTGTCTGGAGTTTCTTCCTGTAAATGTTATGGCGTGTTTAGATAGATATTGTACATTCTCAAGTACAATTCCTTATGTTTCACACTTTGATACTGATGGCGGCCATTAATACATTTAAAGATGAGTTAAAAGGAACTGTTGAAAAACATTTATGACTGGGATCTTCAGAATGTATTCTTGTGACTTTGTTTACTCATTCTTTGACACCAATGTTTCTCTTGCCCCTAAACATTTTCTTTCATTGTACCCACAATAAATCCTTCACAGCAATAAAAGTAGATTTAGTCTGATATTTCAATCCAGTTCAGGAAGTGTACATTACAATAGAACAATAAAACATCTTTGTAACTGGGCCTGGGTATTCACAAAATAAAGTTGAGTGATGACAATCGCTTTGTGTTGTCAAATTCTTTGATCAACGGTTCAGTTCACCTATTGTGCCTATGcattccatttagtcatttagtcatttagcattccTTTGCTAAGGTATGGTACATTCAAACTGCTTTGTCTTGTCAAACAGGTTTCATTGTACACTGGCACACACCCTTAACGGATAATCCAGAGAAGAGAGCAGATATAAATTTAGCTCTACTATGACGATGCATGAAGGATTCATTATGATGCATCAATGCTTAGTAGGATGGAATGTTACAGCACAATTGGCCTGTAAACCGAACATTCTTAAATTGCTGTTCTGGAACAGTTTTTTGTTGAGTTTAAAAGCAAGT belongs to Osmerus mordax isolate fOsmMor3 chromosome 23, fOsmMor3.pri, whole genome shotgun sequence and includes:
- the zgc:92594 gene encoding E3 ubiquitin/ISG15 ligase TRIM25; its protein translation is MASSEEQSSILEGELTCPVCLDLFKDPHLLPCGHNFCLVCVRRLKRQSERGRFRCPECRESHRCSSEPLKNFKLANIADSLRSKARTAARPPAPPGAQAQFPARTPASVPCDYCPAWGSEAAGKGAEAAAPEPGCEGGVETKPSVSTGSMAVKTCLKCEVSMCQEHVRPHLELPAFRAHLLTEPLADLRNRKCMEHDEMFRYYCMDDKVCVCNACTIEGHHSGHTIKTLKNTMKDLKGSLERQLHKVERKLSKAERTFQEIQDEERNNKKFQEDSEERVTALGEVLSERLGTFLASLRECSRSHCSAATPSVQGNQARVGQDQVRLQELRCSIEGLLEEKDPFRFLEGHKASSKRHRSQMKKPLFVPNYARLDMDTLGNDLEDKLKDFLCEVRTHVNDAIDSLCPVAEGEGEEDELVEDEDEEEEEDDQGEEMPSEGEEEEEEEGHDQTESADELFSPEEEDEEEEDEEDEEDFEEEEGI